The Cyprinus carpio isolate SPL01 chromosome A10, ASM1834038v1, whole genome shotgun sequence nucleotide sequence aaggaatatttgCATTTGTTCACACGCGATTGGATTAGCTACTCATGTGCTGGACTCTCATGCGTTTGGCTAATCCAGAACAACTGAATGATGTGCATCAGAAGTGATTTAGAAGTGGCTATACGCAATGCCGACTGATAAAGAAGTGGGTATATGCCGCATACCTGCATATAACCTGCACTCCACCACTGCTCACAGACATGTGAAATAGAGCACTGCAGTGAtgacgtatttttgtaggccaaacaGGGTGTTAGAATCTCcctggttcccttgacaaaaacccAGTAGGAtttttacttttggattattgcagaaaaaacCTACTCTCCTACAAAAACATGTCATCTCTGTAGCACTCTAGGCCTGGATGTGTAAAAGTGATTAATCTGATGTGTAgtatttcatttttgcattttttgagaATTTGAGAATTTTTTCTAATGTTAAGTCTATTGCTGTCTCTTTCTCATTCGTAAGCTGTAGATACATTTGTGACTGAAACTCTGCAAATGAGTCATGTGCGAGCTGCGGCAGCCGGCATCATCTCAGCAGGGTACCTCATGCTGCAGCTTCCAGAAAACTGGGACGAGAGCACTTTGCGTTGGATCAACACGCTGTGGCGTGGAAACTGGCGAGAGGACAGTATAGGAGAGGAGGCTGTAATGGACACTGCTGGGATTGTAAGAGCAAAACCCAGACCAGCTGTAGTGACACTCAGCGGAGCATATTATGAGCAGACTAGATTTGATTCTAGTGTTGGTGTGATAACATCATAAAatcttttgtgtgtctgtgtaaatgCAATTACTTACATTGTAGTTCTGTTTTCATGTTGTTtgaaattcaaaatatctttattataGAACCATCAGATTCAATCATGATGATAAGATTATAATAAAGATTAAATGAAaggcaaaaattttaatttttaacaacgtttttaataaatatataaaataaaaatataattaataataaattaatttaaaaaataaatttaaaatatataaacattttcaaaatataaaaagtgaaacAGTGAACATGAATGTCAGGATGTTTATTTTAAGAATCATTCTTTGTTTTCCATCATAacctttgttttaaatgtgtaaaaatcctaaacattttctttatttcccGTTTTCAGtataagtaaatttaaaataaatcagtatggtcaagacagtgttattttagtatcatatttaaaatttgtttttatttttgtgttttctattgtcattttaaatgtagtttaaaaagtaGTAGCTAATTGTGTTGCATGATTTTcacatgtatattattatatatattataaagtgtacTTGGGCTGCAGCGATACCTActtgaacaaaaactgcagatcCTACATTCAGCTCGCTAGATGGCGCCAGTCCATTTTCACAGCACTTCATACATTTCACTGCAGAAGTTTCGAGCAGGAAGCGTTATCTGTGTTGAGAGGCGGCTGAGGAGGAAAGCATGGCCCTAAACGCAGGTAAAATGTGAATAGACTACTTATTCTGCTATTGAGTTCCCAATTTTTATCATTCAATAATCTTCATTTACTTGACTTACTTCCGTCGTGCTGAAGTAGTGTATGTGCAGGCGCGCAAAAATAACGTCTTGACGCTAGCAGGTTAGCGCCTCAACGGCTATCTGGCTGAATGGGTGTGTGGTTTTTTTGGTCAGTCATAATATCTAGGTCTTCTAAATGGTTTTAGCCTAACTGACTATTAGTGAGAACCTGAAGTGGTATAACTGTCTGAAAGCTCCGTGTACACAGACGCTAGCTGGTTGTTTCTGATCCGTATACATCATGCCCCGGACACACGAGGAATCTGTGTGCTCTGATGAATCTAGATGATGAGGACTTTGAATGGGAGCCTCCGTCCGAGGCCGAGATGAAGGTGTTTCAGGCTCGACGGGAGCGACAGGACAAGATCAGCAAGCTGATGGGAGACTATCTGCTGAAGGGCTACAAGATGCTGGGAGAGTGCTGTGAGCTGTGTGGGGTAAAGGAAAAACACATTCATTCCTCTGTGACTTCACAAAATTAGTGATTTATTAGAAAAAGTACATGCAAGAGCCTTTCAGTAAATTGTAATAACTAAATATACAGTAACGTTAAGGTACAATATTGACGGTCTGTAGATATGCCCCATAATTACAATTCTGAccaataactatatatatatatacacacacacacaaatacacacacacacatacagtatcatTTAGGTAATGGTTGTTCCCccccaaggatgcattaaacggTTTTTtcaactgctgttcttttgaactttctattaatcgaATCCTGAAAAAGtcacgtttccacaaaaatattaagctgcacaattgtttccaacactgattatAAGATATTAATAATCTTGAGcaccatattagaataatttctgcaTGATCATGTGTCAGTGAAGAcggggtaatggctgctgaaaattcagcttcattttaaagtacatttcaaaacacacatatttatacacacatttattcatttaattgtttattggtTGTCTTGTGACAATCTATACagccgtggccaaaagttttgagaatgacacaaatattaattttcagtcTGCTGCCTCAGTTTTTATGATGGCAATTTGCATATGCTCCAGGATGTTATGAAGAGTGTTCAGATgaattgcaattaattgcaaagTCCCTCAtcgccatgaaaattaacttaatcccaaaaacatTTCCACTGTATTACAGCCTTGCCACAAAAGGACCAGCTGGCATCATGTCAGTGATTCTCTCATTAACACAGGTGAGAGTGTTGATGAGGACAAGGCTAGAGATCACTCTGTCATGCCGATTGAGTTAGAAAAACAGACAGGAAGCTTTAAAAGGAGGGtggtgcttgaaatcattgttcttcctctgttaactatggttaCCTGCAAGGAAACATGTGCTGTTATCATTGCTTTGCACAAAAAGggattcacaggcaaggataatGCTGCTAGTAAGATTGCACCTGAATCAATCATTTatcggatcatcaagaacttcaaggaaagaggtttaATTGCTGTGAAGAAGGCTTCAGCCccagaaagtccagcaagtgccaggaccgtctcctaAAATTGATTCATCTGCGGGATCGGGGCACCActagtgcagagcttgctcaggaatggcagcaggcagatgtgagtgcatctgcacccacagtgaggccaagactttcagaggatggcctggtgtcaagaagggcagcaaagaaccCACTTCTCTCCaggaaaaacatcagggacagactgATATTCTCCAAAAGGATTGGATTGCTGAGGACTGGGGTAAAGTCATTTTCTCTGATGAATcccctttctgattgtttggggTATCCGGAATAaagcttgtccggagaagaaaatgtgagtgcttCCATCAGTTCTGTGTCATGCCgagaccattcatgtgtggggtcgCTTCTCATCCAAGAGAGTGGGCTCACTCATAATTTTGCCTAAGAACACAgtcatgaataaagaatggtacaaaAACATCCTCCGAGAGCAACTTCTCCCAACCATCCAAGAACAGTTTGGTGATGAACAATGCCTTTTCCAGCATGCTGGAGCACCTTGCCATAAGTGGCTCGGGGAACAAAACgttgaaattttggatccatggACAGGAAACTCCCCAGACCCtgatcccattgagaacttgtagAAGGTGTTGAGgcaggtggacaaacaaaaacccacaaattctgacaaactccaagcaTTGATTATGCAAGAATGGGCTGCCATCAGTCAGGATGTGGCTCAGAAGTTGATTGACAACATGCCAGGGCAAATTACAGAGGTCTTGAAAAAGAAGGGTGAACACTGCAAATACCAAGTCTTTGCATAAACATATTGCAattgtcaataaaagcttttGACACTTATGATGTTCTTGTAATTATACTTCAGTATACCATAGGAACATCtgacaaaaatatctaaaaactgtagcagcagactttgtgaaaattaatctttGTGTCATTCTCAATACTTTTGGACATGGCTGTACTATAAATGAAATTTAAGtatcatcatattataataaataaaataaaatacagattaatattcattttgagatctgCTGTGCTACAGACTTAAATTctgtttgtaacatttaaataattagtgaGGCTTATGTTGTAAGAATCAACATTTAATTATCtgccaaaacaaattaaaaaagaaaagaaaagcaaatctCCCCAAAATCTGggatttaaacctggaaataaacatttttactttcaattttttttttttgtaataattaaaaagttacaggtgatcttttcaataaaatgatGCATATATTGTAATTtctaaaggaaaaaaaggaaagaaaaaaagcattttcagtttaTGGACCCCACTGGAATTACAAAGATTagtatttaattcatatttattaagtTAAGGAATGCAATGAATTGTCCTGTATATTTGCAGACAATTCTGCTGCAAGATAAGCAGAAGAAAAATTACTGTGTTGCTTGTCAAGAGCTGGACTCCGATATTGACAAGGACAACCCAGGTACGTTTAAATGCAGTCTTTGAATTATTTATGAATGTACAGTCTTGTGTATCTCTGTTGACTTGTTCAATTTCTCTTTCAGCTTTAAATGCCCAGGCAGCTTTGTCACAGGTACGAGAGCGACAGCTTGCGACTCAGCCTCTCCCTGAATCTAACGGAGCTTCATCCAGCGATCCCCCTCCCTCCATCACGGGGCAGCCCCGGCCGGAGCACTGCGAGGGGGCCGCGTCTGGACTGAGAGGTCCTCCTCCCGCCATACAGCCCACCCCTCTTTCTGTTCCCACCGTCAGCTCCAACTTTCTGCCACCAGCCAACCCTCCTCTCCAGACTGCACCTCCTTTAGGGCCTTTGGGCAACACCCTGCACCACCACCCAGCCTTGTCAAGCGCAGAGGAGGCAGTGCTACACAAACTCAGATGGGCCACACAGGAGCTCCAGCACTCTGTGTCAGTGGAGGCCAGTATCCAGCTCTGCAGTCTGATCCGAGGCTGTGCTGAATCCCTGCGTAGTTTGAAAGAACTGCAGCTCTCATAAGACTGAACCACAGACAGAGCTGTAACAGCAGACACATAACGAAATAcgaacagcacacacacatgtacatatatatttaaatatatatatatagtaacatacTCAACGGAGTGTTCCggttgtgtttatgtttgtacTGAAGCGGCTGAGTATGTGACTGTGTCGTGTGTTGAAATACATTGCTTGAGCTGCAAaggctgtttctttctctctgattTGTTTGCATTTGAGTTACATTATAAGTTTTAACTTTGTTTCTTTATGAACTCATTATTGGATGAAAACTCCACATTTTATGAAAGTACCAACTTAAATGTTGTGACAATGTTAGAAAAAGCTACAGTTAGCAAAGTGAAGTGTTTCAAAACAGCAGCAGATCCATCTCAGTGCTGTGAGTGCTGTTTTGGTAACAAATAACAGCATCATACGTTTGATAGTTGGggcttttctattgtttttccaGCGACTCCTTAGTTCAGCTTAAAAGTATTTCTAGACCTTGCACTTTTTTATTACACTGCCCTGTGTCTAGCATTTTTGTATTCCACTTCAGAGTCTTCCATcgtttttccatgtttttgcaGGGGAATGCAAAACCaagggttatttttttcttttccacattTCACTGCCCATGtctcacatttttaaatgcaaaaacatgttctcCGTGATGGATCTTAATAGGGCCCATTCACATAGAACATGTCTTTATGCTGAAGAACATTTGGATTCCATTGCGCTGCTTTGTGTGGATGCATGTTTCTTTTATGGGAATAATAAAGGGtaattgagagtttatatctcaaaaattAAGACgtctttttcttagaattgcaagtaAAAAACTTGCAACTGTTAGTTTCCGACATTTTCCCCCCTCTGAATTCGTAGGTTATAtctcgcttttttttttcttttttttattactttttttgtcagaattcagagtttgcatctcacaattctcctttttttatttttttgtcttgtttctgccacagaatgaaaaataaaaacaggaatttctttttatctcacaattctgactttttttcttgctagtgagagttaatatctcacaattcttaattttcttctcagaattgagaATTTATATCTTAAAAAAGTGGCGCTTGAGTTAAAAGAATTTTAATGTCTTtagaccttgcatttttcaatTCCTTATCcctgtgttatttttaaatgcaaaaactaaTTCTGTGACCCCTTAGATTATAAATGTTTCCTCCCAAAGTAAAGTTAAGGCTCAGGTGAAGCAACTGGAAAAGTCCTTGAAACCCAAAATTCTAAATGAAAAGAAAGGGAGGAGATGCTGCTGGGAATGAGAAACAGCGCCACGCTGTGGCCGAACGGCGCTCTGGGCCAAGCGTGtacgtctgcagactgcaagacaggggcgtaacttgaagtagGAGGTGTAACTTGAAGtaggaggcgtaacttgaagttgtcgaaatctcacagaatcacgcgagatgtcaaaatGATAAGTTGTTGGCTGCTTTCAGTAGGGCACAGAGTAGAATATTGATTACGTTTTTTAAGGAAAGCAGGGGTTTTAGGCAGGATTTGATGCATAAGATGTGTGTAGATATTAATGGTAGGGGACAATGTGAGTGATGCGTACCTTTAGTAGGAAAACCTATTATCTGATCCACACTCCGGGACAGAAGAGGGCGGTATTGCACCAATAAGCTGGATGCCAACTGCCGTTAAACTGGAAAGAAGTTACAATGAGTTACAAtggtgagaatatatttttttcacaaaataattatttaaatttaagagtacaagttattttcatacagtgttattgattttggagttaataatcttttaaaactaAGGTGTAAAATCAGCAACATATAAGCAAAAGGTGTAAAGACGCTATcctccggtttcacagacaagactaattgagctatggcctgatcctggcttaatctaaaccCTGTTTGTTACTtacataatatagcatatttgtgattgtgttgtaaaaacacgttttataatgaataactaacaggggagctccaataagtacacttcttttaaagtggatttacataaaccatatatacatctTAAGACTATTACTAATTGTCTATTTATCATCTGACAGGATAGTCTTTAATAAGTATTGCAGATAAGCACATTTAACAGACATGAAACAGGCatctgagtgatgtgtgtgtgctattatgtagaattcactgtcaacactgctttagatgagtgtaagtcatgtaaacaaacaaatctacatacagtaactaaacactagttatctattttatttgtccatttgcaatattgataattttaggaacatttgtgttggataaaaagcgagttacatcagttactaactcaacatgcagatgcagtatatcacagataaatcacagaggttaCTTGACTCTTGTCTGGACGTTACAGGAACAGATTATGTTTATCTGCTGTAGAgtgactgatgaaggaatgctgccatcaaagcaTTTGTGTAagtacactacaaaaataaataaaacattttaattagtgtaatttcaaacagttattacagcacttttcttattgttgttttctgtgcatttgctgcagatcttctgtggtggagcaggacctgcaaggaaaggggaaaaaaaggaaaaacctgaaacaaaagaataaagtaatgactttttgtattgtgtgtgtgtatttctgtaggtTATGAAAATGTCTACAGACTGGTGTGgtgcactgaggatggagaagtccactGCAGCATCCGGAAATGGTCCAGAGACACGGATGAGACGCTCCATCACTCCAGCTCTTACTGTCTCATCAGGACcagatgctgctgtggtctcttcatcatcagcgaccccagagcagcgagagcatctagagaaacaccaaaagacactgagaatttgattttggtaaagtttgttctgctggtttctgtttatAAGACGAAGGCTgactttcagaagcttcaaaagcatcatcaaaaaatgtgatggagctttcatctgaagtgattgacagtgctcttattacagagGCCTACAATCCTCTGATCAAGCTGGAGAAAAGAGCCGTGCTCAAGCACAgttttgaaccagttcagtggtttagcacactacaaaagtaataaatcaatgcatgtacttgtaaactctgtgtaaatgttttacaggtagtgGTGCTCATGGAGATTAGCACACGattgtttggagcagacacagcagcagtcagattgtcctGCATGTGTTCTTCTGCTCTCGCTTCAAGGTAGTGTGGTTCAGAGAGCCGTCATCAAGGTCTTCCTCATCCTGTTGCTCAACGACATCCCCGTTGAGAAGAGTGAGATTGTGAAGCACAGCGCAGCAGCAGAACTGTCTCAGCTGTGTTGAGATGATAGTAAGATGTGGGGTTCACCGtctgtaaatacatgattgttagaacagttagtttgaaagaagctttgttttatgtgttgttgacttgtacatgtctgtatttattgtgatgctaacatttatacattcttttaatcatttagacatgtttcttgttgtcagtaaataaaatataaatatttgatctattcatgtattaattgcttgactgaaaactgatgtattcacatcaactgcattagtgtatattcatgtatagctatgtcacgacagaaaatacattttgcttcttttactaaaatgtaattttaaggaaaaaaatgtatataattattggttggcatttatcattattatttcatgtaagtgttggggtgagcaaaagatgcaattcattatggggtaatgttaatttttgagtagtgatacttacatttttagagtataaaatcaACAATCTTCTCCAAAGGTGAGATCTTTGAGCAGCTGTTCGACGTTTCGTTTGTGCAGATATTGCAGAGTCGCTGAGAGAAACTGTACTGGACTGTTGAGTTAGTGATGCTGTGAGGTGGTAGTGCACCTGtacctcttttttattattattgccaaactTATTACATAAAAGATCATGGTAAGACGGTTGTATctaacaataacaatcataacgccataaaacagtaaataaaaaaataacgtgTTCATCATAGTATAAGATACTATACAAGAAAacaaattcacataaaataattgaaaaaatattctaGAGATAACGATTTTGGGTTTTCTAATTCTATAATAAAATCACATTAgtggagttaaaaatataaaacttaaattaacagtattGGCTATACTACAATCTTCATTATCAAGatacaaatacattcattaaacCTTTCACTcatatgttttaagtttttacGCTCGTTTTAACTTTGTAGGTCACATGATCAACATAGCGGATGATGATATCTAAATCGCATTAATGCTTCATACACAAATACGCATTCAGGCTgtagagtatgtactcttttatcGCTCGTTAAATTAgttcttattgaaattaagtaCCTAATTAAAGGGTATGCGGTTTCGAACGCAGCCCGACAAaatctcgttttgacatctcgcgtggttctgtgtgatttggacaacttcaagttacgcctctttcgtCAAGTTACAACCACTCAAACACAAGCCCCTCTCATTCACTCTTCTGAAAAACACCTAACCTCTGGGCGGAGAGATGCAGTGGGCGAGGTTTCGTTGTACAAGACAAAAGAAAACGTTAAACGAAAACAAAGCGGGGCGCGTTCATCTTCTCTCCAGGGTTTCCTGTCCGGCTTTGCTTATAATCTAAGCGTAGGATTTTGTTTTTATCTCCCAACGTTAGATTTATGCGTTGCTACGACGAAATGCAAATAAGGAAGAGCATCAAACCTAATACCTCCTGAAAGAGCAAAGATTGTCAAAGAGTTTATCAGAGCGAAATTATTTCTGTTATGTTGAAAACGAGCTACAAGTTACAGTTATATATGAGGAATCGCGCATAGATTGttacttttctgtttatttaccgGAAATTACTTTTTGGACGTGATAGTTGCAGTATAAGGTCACCTTCCGTACAATCTGTTTTTTATATAGAAAGACAATTTTTCTTCTCGGTTGGATTTTTTTGgtggtgttaaaaataaatgaacaaaataacaaCACCGGGCATAGAAGAGATTAAActcaggtttttattttaaacgCGAAATCGGAAATGAACGGATTTCAGTCCAGTCCAGTGGATTGTCCGTCTGGAAGCGTCTGTTCTATTGAAGGCTTGCCTCCGTTACCTAAAGGACTGAGCGGGATCTTAAACTCGAGCGGAGGGTCCTGGAGGGACATTGAGAAGGTCTACAGCAAGAGGACGCGCATCCAGGCGGACATCAGCAAGTCCAGAGTAAGCGACTCTCTTGGCCGCAGTAAACCCGCGAGCCTTGACGCAGCGCTGGCCGTGCTTCGCAAAGAGATGGTGAGTGCGCGTGCCTGTGTGACCCTCACTGAATGTGTGCTAAACTGGCGACtacacattataaattatatagatgttataaaaatgaaattataaaaatgaaaaaaaaataaaaataaatccaaggTCTTTGAAATTACGTATGTTTaaacattactatatatatatatatatatatatatatatatatatatatatatatatataagaataatagATTAGAAAATAATGAAAGATCATTTTCCCATATTTTAATCTCTGGACAGTTACACCACATAGACATTTAGACTTTGAGctcaacaaaaaaatctaaattaaaatggcttaattcaaaactgaaaaacaag carries:
- the LOC109097976 gene encoding protein ZNRD2-like isoform X2 translates to MNLDDEDFEWEPPSEAEMKVFQARRERQDKISKLMGDYLLKGYKMLGECCELCGTILLQDKQKKNYCVACQELDSDIDKDNPALNAQAALSQVRERQLATQPLPESNGASSSDPPPSITGQPRPEHCEGAASGLRGPPPAIQPTPLSVPTVSSNFLPPANPPLQTAPPLGPLGNTLHHHPALSSAEEAVLHKLRWATQELQHSVSVEASIQLCSLIRGCAESLRSLKELQLS
- the LOC109097976 gene encoding protein ZNRD2-like isoform X1, translating into MALNADDEDFEWEPPSEAEMKVFQARRERQDKISKLMGDYLLKGYKMLGECCELCGTILLQDKQKKNYCVACQELDSDIDKDNPALNAQAALSQVRERQLATQPLPESNGASSSDPPPSITGQPRPEHCEGAASGLRGPPPAIQPTPLSVPTVSSNFLPPANPPLQTAPPLGPLGNTLHHHPALSSAEEAVLHKLRWATQELQHSVSVEASIQLCSLIRGCAESLRSLKELQLS